From Pseudomonadota bacterium, the proteins below share one genomic window:
- a CDS encoding alpha/beta hydrolase — translation MRLALVCVLAYAAIAVFMALSIDSLVFFPSRDVEATPAHVGLRYDEVQLRSRDGERLGAWYVHSRRPSELAGRPPPMGVVVFCHGNAGNISHRLETLALLADLGLDVLIFDYRGYGTSTGVPSEAGLYADAEAAYHHVLQVPGLDPGRVILMGRSLGGAVAIWVASEHPVAGLVVESTFTHLADVGRHHYPWLPVKLLVGSRFASVDRIAGVKVPKLMAHSPIDEIIPYALGRRLYEAAPEPKRFLELSGGHNDGVFVTGSTYVQALGTFFDEVLGARAGR, via the coding sequence ATGCGCCTGGCACTGGTGTGCGTGTTAGCCTACGCGGCGATCGCGGTCTTCATGGCTTTGAGCATCGACTCGCTCGTCTTCTTCCCCAGCCGGGATGTGGAAGCGACACCCGCACACGTAGGGTTGCGCTACGACGAGGTGCAGCTTCGAAGCCGGGACGGTGAACGGCTGGGTGCATGGTACGTGCATTCGAGGAGGCCAAGCGAGCTGGCCGGCCGGCCTCCGCCCATGGGCGTAGTCGTGTTCTGCCATGGCAACGCCGGCAACATTTCGCACCGGCTGGAAACGCTCGCCCTGTTGGCAGACCTCGGGCTCGACGTGCTCATTTTCGACTATCGGGGCTACGGCACGAGCACCGGGGTTCCCAGTGAAGCCGGCCTGTATGCGGACGCGGAGGCGGCCTACCACCACGTGCTTCAGGTGCCCGGCCTCGACCCCGGTCGCGTGATCCTGATGGGTCGCTCGCTGGGTGGAGCCGTGGCCATCTGGGTTGCTAGCGAGCACCCCGTGGCGGGCCTCGTCGTCGAGTCGACCTTTACGCATCTGGCGGACGTGGGCCGCCATCATTACCCGTGGCTGCCCGTCAAGCTGCTGGTCGGATCGCGTTTCGCATCCGTCGATCGCATCGCCGGTGTGAAGGTGCCCAAGCTGATGGCGCACAGCCCGATCGACGAGATCATCCCGTACGCACTGGGACGCAGACTGTACGAGGCGGCTCCCGAGCCGAAGCGTTTTCTGGAGCTTTCCGGCGGTCACAACGATGGGGTGTTTGTCACGGGCTCGACGTACGTGCAGGCGCTCGGCACGTTCTTCGACGAGGTGCTCGGCGCTCGAGCCGGCCGGTAG